One region of Bosea sp. 29B genomic DNA includes:
- a CDS encoding glutaminyl-peptide cyclotransferase: MTRTARIVREYGPFPGIEAVHGVSYDGRQVWFASGDKLNALDPESGETTRSLDIPAHAGTAFDGKHLYQIAEDRIQKIDPDSGKVLSTIPAPAGGGDSGLAWAEGTLWVGHYRERQIHQIDPQTGKVLRTLQSNRFVTGVTWSDGELWHATWENEESEIRRVDPESGEMLDAMRMPEGTFVAGMEAGGDRFYCGGGGKNGVVRAVARR; encoded by the coding sequence CACGGCGTCAGCTATGACGGCAGACAAGTCTGGTTCGCCTCGGGCGACAAGCTCAATGCGCTCGATCCGGAGAGCGGCGAGACGACCCGCAGCCTCGACATCCCCGCCCATGCCGGCACCGCCTTCGACGGCAAGCATCTCTATCAGATCGCCGAGGACCGCATCCAGAAGATCGATCCGGATAGCGGAAAGGTGCTCTCGACCATTCCGGCGCCGGCCGGCGGCGGCGATTCCGGCCTCGCCTGGGCGGAGGGCACGCTCTGGGTCGGGCATTATCGCGAGCGCCAGATCCACCAGATCGATCCGCAGACCGGCAAGGTGCTGCGCACGCTGCAGTCCAACCGCTTCGTCACCGGCGTGACCTGGAGCGATGGCGAGCTCTGGCACGCGACCTGGGAGAACGAAGAAAGCGAAATCCGCCGGGTCGACCCCGAAAGCGGCGAGATGCTCGACGCCATGCGCATGCCGGAAGGCACCTTCGTCGCTGGCATGGAAGCAGGCGGCGACCGCTTCTATTGCGGCGGCGGCGGCAAGAACGGCGTGGTCAGGGCGGTGGCCCGGCGCTGA